The window ATCGCCGAGCCCTGGGACGTCGGCCACGACGGCTACCAGGTGGGCAACTTCCCGCCGCTGTGGACCGAGTGGAACGGCAAGTACCGCGACACCGTCCGTGACTTCTGGCGTGGCGAGCCCGCCACCCTGGGCGAGTTCGCCTCCCGTCTGACGGGTTCCTCTGACCTCTACGCGAACAACGGCCGCCGCCCCACCGCGTCGATCAACTTCATCACCGCGCACGACGGCTTCACGCTCAACGACCTGGTCAGCTACAACCACAAGTACAACGAGGCCAACGGCGAGGGCAACCGCGACGGCGAGTCCCACAACCGTTCCTGGAACCACGGCGTCGAGGGCCCGACGGATGACCCGGAGATCCTGGCCCTGCGCGCCCGCCAGCGCCGCAACTTCCTCACCACGCTCATCCTGTCGCTGGGTACCCCGATGCTCTCGCACGGTGACGAGATGGCGCGTACGCAGGAGGGCAACAACAACGTCTACTGCCAGGACAACGAGCTGGCGTGGATGGACTGGGACCAGCTGGAGGAGAACGCGTCGCTGCACGCGTTCACGAAGCGTCTGCTCAACATCCGCCGCCGCCACCCCGTGTTCCGCCGTCGTCGCTTCCTCGCGGGCGGCCCGCTGGGTTCCGACGTCCGTGAGCGTGACATCGCCTGGCTGGTGCCCTCCGGCAAGCTGATGACCCAGGACGACTGGGACTTCGCCTTCGGTAAGGCACTCATGGTGTACCTCAACGGCAACGCCATCAGCGAGCCGGACGCCCGCGGCCAGAAGATCGTGGACGACTCGTTCATCCTCATGTTCAACGCGCACTACGAGGAGATCGAGTTCACCCTCCCGCCGCGCTCCCTGGGTGTCCGCTGGCAGCTGCTCGTCGACACCACCGAGGACATCGGCTACCCGATCGAGGCCTCCATCATCGAGGCGAAGGGCACCATCACGGTCCCCTCCCGCGCGACGATGGTGCTCAAGCAGATCGAGCCGCCGGCCTTCGACGAGGAGGACGAGGTCGAGGAGCTCGAGGTCGTCGACGAGGCCGAGCGCGAGAAGGACCTCGGCGTCGTGGGTGACAAGGTCACCGCCGATTCCGCGGCCACCGCCGAGAAGGTCGCCGCCGAGCCGCCGGTCAAGGAGCTCGACGAGGAGGAGGCCCCCGAGCCGGAGGCCGAGGAGTCAGAGGAGGACGAGAACAAGCCCACGACCGTCCTGCCGAGCCTCTCCGAGATGACCGAGGAGCAGCAGATCGCCGCGAAGCGCCACGCCGCCCTCCGCGACGAGTACACCGACGAGGAGCCCTAGACCCCGTTCAGCGGTGGTGCTCCTCCACCGTGGCGTAGTTGTCCGCGACCCAGTCGACGAGCGCCTGCGCCACGGGCAGGAGGCTCCGCCCCAGGTCGGTGAGCTCGTACTCGACCCGCGGCGGGATCTCCTCGTAGGCCCAGCGTTCGATGAGGCCGTCAGCGGTCATGGTGCGCAGTCGCTGGGTGAGCATCTTCTGGGAGATGCCGTCGACGATCTCCTCGATGCGTCCGTAACGCAGGGGGCGCTGCTCCAGCGCGAGGATGATGAGGATCGTCCACTTGTCCCCCACCGAATTGAGCAGGCCGCGGCTGGGACAGGTCCGGTCGAAGGGGTCGTACCGGCGCGCCCACGAACGCTGGCGGCTGCTCATACCCCCTGATCGTAGCCGGGTAGACTGGCCTGACCCAGCCCCCGAAGAAACGGAGTCGACGAGTGATCCCGGCCCACGGCGCCCACCTCAGCGTCACCGAGACGAGCATCCGCATCGAACAGTCGGCGTTGGCCGCCGCCCTCACCGGGCAGACCGTGGTCACCGTCCCGTTGGCGGAGGTCACCGGCGTGCGGTCCACACCGCCCACGCTTCTCGACGTCGGCGTGGTCCTCCTCGAGGGCCCCGGCACGACAGTCACCTTCGCCCCCGGGCAGGACCGGGCCGCTGCGGACTTCGTCGCCGACGTGGAGGCCGCCCTGCGCGGTGAGGCCCCCACCGCCTCCGCCGGCGGGGTCACCGGGCTCAGCTTCGTCGGGTTCGACGTGGAGACCGCTAACGCGGACGTCGGGTCCATCTGCCAGATCGGCGTGGTCCGGGTCGTCGACGGCGTGGAGGTCGCCGCCGAGTCGTGGCTGTGCACTCCCCCGCCGGGTCTGTCCGAGTTCCAGGCCGCCAACATCGCGGTGCACGGCATCACCCCGGAGATGGTGGCGGACCAGCCCGGCTTCGCGGAGCGTCTGCCCGCCCTGCTGGAGTTCATCGGTGACCTGCCGGTCATCGCCCACAACGCCCAGTTCGACATGATGGCGCTGCGTCGTGCCTGCCTGGCGGCCGAACTGCCGGTCCCGGAGCTGACCTTCGGCTGTTCCCTGGTGCTGTCGCGGGCCGCCCGCCTCGGTCTGCCGGACCACCGGCTGCCCACGGTGGCGGCTGGTCTGGGGGTGCCGCTGGACAGGCACCACGACGCGACCGAGGACGCCCGCGCGGCGGCTGGCATCGTCGTGGAGCTGGCCCGACGCTCAGATCACAGGGGCCCCTTCCGGGAGATGCAGGAGGACGCCGGTTTCCGCACGGGCACCCTGAGTCAGGACGCGGTCCACCCGGTGCTGCGGCAGCGCCCCGGTCTGCCCACCGAGCCGACGCAGGCCCCGGAGCGGAAGCCCGCGCGGCGGGCCCCGTGGCAGTCGGTGGCCACGCCGGACGTCATCCCCGACGCCAACCCGGACGCCGATCCGACGGGACCGCTCTTCGGCCAGCACGTCACCCTGACCGGTGACTTCGAGCCCTTCGACAAGGGGCGGCTGTGGTCGGCGATCGCGGACATGGGTGCGGAGATCGGCCGGAACGTCACCCGGAAGACCACGATCCTCGTGGCCGGCACCTGGGCGACGAAGACCTCCAAGGAGAAGCGGGCGGAGGAGCTCATCGCCAAGGGGCAGGAGCTCCAGATCTGGACGGGTGAGCAGCTCATCGCCGTCCTCGGCCTGACCGAGGACGGGAGCGAGGACGAGCAGCCCCCGTTCTAGGAATTTTCGCGGGGCAGGGAACCTCCGGGCGGTTTCCGGAGTCCAACAGTGGTGAAGGAATCAGCTCCCGATCCGAGGACCGCCCATGCCACTGTCCCCGTCCACCCTCCTCCCGGCCCTGCGCCCCGCCACGTGGGTCCGTCGTCGCGGTCTCAGCGACGACGGGTTCAGCGACACCGTCGCCTCCATCACCCTGTCCCGGGACCTGTGCGTGACCTTCGTCTGTGACGGGGTCGACGTCAGTTACCGCGGTCTGGGGGAACTCGATCTCTCGGCGCACCGGGCGTGGGAGCTGGCCGCCACGAACCTCGTCGCGCGGGCGCAGACCCCGGTGGGTGTCCGGGTGCACACCCGTCCCGCCGCCGCGCTCCTCGGGCCCGGTGCGCCGGGCCTGCAGGTGGCGTTGCCCGGGGCCCCGGCGGCGAGCTGGCTGGCCCACCCGCACCCTTTCGCGGTGCTCGACGAGCATCTGGCCGCCCTCACCGGAGGGCCCGTCGCGTGGCTCGCGCTCACCGAACGGACGGTGGTGGCGGTGCCACGGGAGGACGTCGGCAGGCAGGTGGTGGACCTGGGGGACGCGCTGTCGCGGGTGCCGCTGGAGCGGCGTCACGGCTTCCCGGCGGCTGTGTCGCCCCGCACACCGGTGTCCACTCCCGCCTAGGCTGTGGGGGAACACTTTTCTCTCTATTCCGTTCTTTAACTGAGGAGTTCCATGCGTCGTCCGATCACCGCCACCTACCGTCTGCAACTGCGCGGACCGCAGGCGGACCCGTCGGGACGGGCCTTCGGTTTCGCCGAGGCGGCCGCCCAGGTTCCCTACCTGCAGTCCCTCGGAGTCAGTCATATCTACCTCTCCCCCATCTTCACGGCGATCCCGACGTCGAACCACAACTACGACGTCACCGACCCGACCGAGATCAACCCGGAGCTCGGCGGCATCGAGGGGCTGCGCGAGTTGGCGGACGTCGCCCACGAGGCCGGCCTCGGGCTCATCATCGACATCGTGCCGAACCACCTCGGCGTGGAGAACCCGCGGCTGAACAAGTGGTGGTGGGACGTCCTGCGCCACGGCCAGGACTCCGAGTACGAGCACTACTTCGACATCGACTGGCACGCCGACAACGGGGCCGGCGGCAAGCTGGGGCTCCCGGTGCTGGGGTCGCCGGAGGACGTCGACAAGCTGGAGCTGCGGGAGGTCGACGGGGAGGTCGTCCTCGCCTACTACGACAACCTCTTCCCCGTCGGGGAGGACGTGACCCTCGACGACGACGTCGCCGAGGTGTACGAGCAGCAGCACTACCGCCTCATGTACTGGCGCGACGGGGTCATCTCCTACCGCCGTTTCTTCTCGGTCAACGGTCTGGCGGGCATCCGCCAGGAGGACCCGATGGTCTTCGAGCACACGCACCGCATCGTGCGTCAGCTCATCGCCGAGGACATCATCGACGGCGTCCGCGTCGACCACCCCGACGGACTGTCCGACCCCTTCGGCTACCTCAACCGCCTGCGGGAGGTGGTGGGTCCGGACCGCTGGCTGGTCGTCGAGAAGATCCTCGAGGTCGACGAGACCCTGGACCCGCGCCTCGCCGTGGACGGCACCACCGGCTACGACGCCCTGCGTGAGCTGGACGGCGTGTTCATCGAGCGGGAGGCCGAGGACTCCCTGTCCATGCTGGCGCTGCAGCACTCCGGCTCCACGTGGGACCAGGCCGCCATCGACGTCACGCAGCAGCAGCTCAAGCGGGAGGTCGCACAGACGGAGCTCTCTGCGGAGATCCGCCGTCTCGCCCGCGCCATGCGCCGCGACAACTTCTCCACCGCCGGTTCCTCCGTGTCGGAGGAGGACCTGCTCACCACGATCACCGAACTCGTCGCCGCCATGCCGGTCTACCGCGCCGACTACCTCTCCCTGTCGCGGGTGACGGCCACGGTCGTGGCGGAGATGTCGCGGCGGTTCCCGTCGCGCCGTGACGCACTCGACCTCATAGTCGCCGCCCTCAACGCCAACGCGGAGGCGAAGATCCGTTTCGCGCAGGTCTGCGGTGCCGTCATGGCCAAGGGCGTGGAGGACACCACCTTCTACCGGGCGTGCCGTCTCGTCGCCCTCCAGGAGGTCGGTGGCGCGCCGGGTCGTTTCGGGGTGTCGGCGGCGGAGTTCCACCTGCTGCAGCAGGAGCGTGCCCGCCTGTGGCCGAAGGCCATGACCACGCTGTCCACCCACGACACCAAGCGCAGCGAGGACGTCCGCGCCCGCATCATCGAGCTGACCGAACGCCCCCTGGACTTCTCGGAGCTGGTCCACCGCGTGACCTCCGTGGTCCCGGCCCCGGACTCCGGGACCGGCCACTTCCTGCTGCAGAACCTGCTGGGCGTGTGGCCGGCGGACGGGCAGATCACGGAGCAGCTCCGTGAGCGTTTCCGCGCCTACGCCGTCAAGGCGCTGCGGGAGGCGAGCGTGCACACCACGTGGGTGGATCCGGTGGAGTCCTTCGAGAACGCCGTCCTCGACTGGATCGACGTGCTTCTCGACGGCCCCGTGACCTCCATGATCACCGAGTTCGTGGCGCCGCTGGCCCGTGGCGCGGTGCGTATCTCCCTGGGCCGCAAGCTGCTCCAGCTCACCGGCCCGGGCATCCCGGACGTGTACCAGGGCACCGAGTTCTTCGACGACTCCCTCGTCGACCCGGACAACCGGCGCTTCGTGGACTACACCGCCCGCCAGCAGACGCTCGACATCCTCGCGGAGGGCGTCGACTGGGAGGATCTCGCCGCGGAGGCGGAGGCCCAGGCGGAGACCACCGGCGACTACCCGCACCTCGACCTCTACGGCGACCGCGCCAAGCTGCACATCGTGCACGAGGGGCTGAAGGTGCGCACCGACCACCCGGAGTACTTCGTGGGCGGTGAGATGCAGGCCGTGTTCGCGGTCGGCCCGGCGGAGGCGCACCTCATCGGTCTGGCCCGCGGCGCGTCGCACATCCCGGGTGAGGCGGGTATCGGCGTGATCACCCTGGCCACCCGCCGCCCGCTCGACCTGGAGCGCAACGGCGGCTGGCAGGACACCACGGTCACCCTCCCGGAGGGCACGTGGCTCGACCGTCTGACGGGCCGCACCTACGAGGAGACGGTGCCGCTCGCCGAGGTTCTCCGCCTCTTCCCGACGGCACTGCTGGTCAAGCAGCCGGTGGAGCGTGATGTCTGACCGGATGGCCCGCCTGGGCAGCAGGTACCACGACTGGGTGCGGGCGCACCCGGACGCGGCGGAGGACTTCGCCGCGGGCGTGGAGGATCTCCTCGCCGACGCCGGCGTCACCTATGACCGGGTGGTCGCGCGGGTGAAGGACTGGCCGTCGATGAAGGCCAAGGCCTACAAGAAGCGTGCCGACGGCTCGTGGATGTACCCCGACCCCTGGAAGGACATCCACGACCTCATCGGTGTGCGGGTGACCACCTTCCACTCGACGGAGATCCCCGTGGCCATCGAGGTGCTGCGGCAGTCCTTCACGGTGGAGCGTTCCGTGGACAAGACCGCGGAGACGCGGATCTCCGGTGGCTTCGGCTACGGCTCCCACCACCTCATCCTCACGGTCGACGAGAACTCCGCCGACGTGACGGAGCTCGCCGACTATGCGGGGGTGAGCTTCGAGGTGCAGATCCGGACGGTCCTGCAGCACGCCTGGGCGGAGTTCGAGCACGACATCCGTTACAAACGGGGTCAGGAGGAGCTGGATCCGAAGGTGGACCGTGCCTTCGCGCTGGCCGCCGGGCTCATTGAGCTGGCGGACCAGCAGTTCGACCAGATCGCGGCGGCGCAGTACACCGACGAGTCCTCGACTGAGGATGTCGACCTCACCGCCGAGACGCTGCCGGGTGTGCTGGCGATGCTGCTGGGCAACCGTTTCCCGCGTTCGCGTTCGGAGAACTACCGTTTCCTCGCGGAGATCCTCGCCGCTGACGGGATCACCACGGTGGCTGAGCTGGATGCGCTGCTCGACGACATCGACATCGACTCGGTCCGCGGTGCCCTGAACTACCGTTTCCGCCCCGGTCAGATCCGTCTCATCGACGATCTGCTGCTGCGCAGGTACGGGCAGGAGCACATCCGGAGGACGGGTGAGATCGGTCTGCGTCCGGCGCAACGTCCGCAGCAGTTGGCCCGTCGGCTGAAAACAATGCGCGCCGCACGGATCCTTCGCGACGGAAGGACAGACAGGCAGTAGTATGAACAGGGTCTACCGCACCCGCGAATAAAGGAGCACCAAAACATGGTTTCGTCCATCCGTGAAGATTTCCCCCAGGTGGCTGACGCCATCCACGTGTGGGCACTGACCATCGCGAACTTCTTCCGTCCGCTGGGCATCGATTTCCCGCCGGCGCACTGGGGACTCTGGTAGGGCCCTGAATCACCTGTCGGCCCCGACGACCTGCACGCTCATGAGCGCGGAGGTCGTCGGGGCCGACTGTCTGTGCGGCCTCAGTAGCTCTCGCGGCCCCGCAGCCGGTCGAGTTCGCGGCGTTCCCGTTTCGTGGGTCGGCCCGCTCCCCTGTCACGTTGCGGCAGGGAGGCGAGGATCTCCTTCGGCGGGGGCGGCGGCGAGTGGTCGATGTAGCAGGTGCGGGCCACGGGGGCGCCGACGCGCTTGCGTGGGGTGTCCACCACCTCGAGGTGGAGTTCGCGGTGGTTCACCCACACGCGCACCCGGTCCCCGGGGACGACCTGCTGGGCCGGTTTCACCGACGCGCCGTTGAGTTTGACGTGACCGGCCCGGACGGCGGTGGCGGCGGCGGACCGTGTCTTGAACACGCGCACCGCCCACACCCACACGTCGATACGGACTGCCTCAGACACGGCTAGTAGTTGTCGCGGTGGTTGACGATCTTCTGCACCTGGTTCCAGTTGTAGAAGCCACCCACGACGGCGACGACGAGCCCCAGGATCACCCAGGTCCAGCTGGTGAAGAGGAGGCCGAGGGCGAGGCCTCCGACGACGCCACCGCCGACGGAGACGGCGGCGTTCCGGGTGTACTTCCGGACGGCCTGCTTACGCTGTTCAATCGGGTTGTTCGGGCGGCGCTGCATTGTCATGCGCACCATCCTAATACTCCACCCAGGACGTGCCCGCCTCCACCGGCACAACGGCACCTGCGGTGAGTGAGGCGAGGGTGGATTCCAGTTCGGCGCGTCCGCCCGGCTCCACCGCGAGGGTGTAGGTGACGGCTGCGCCGTAGTCGGTGTCGGTGACCGCGATGCCGCGGTTGCGCAGGTCGGCCTCGAGGCGGCCGGCGTCGGCGTGCGGCACCTCGATGAGGTAGAGCTCGCGGATCGCCCGGGTGACGCGCTCTATCTTGGGCAGGAGGTCGCCGACGGACTGGGAGTAGGCGTGGACGAGTCCGCCCGCACCGAGCTTGATGCCGCCGAACCAACGGACGACGACCACGGTGGTGTCGAGAAGCTCTGAACCCCGGAGCATGTCGAGCATGGGCTTGCCGGCGGTGCCGGAGGGCTCGCCGTCATCCGAGGAGCGCTCGATGGGGTTGGAGCCCTCGACGTGGAGCATGTAGGCGCTGCAGTGGTGGCGGGCGTCCGGGTACTCGGCGCGGATCTCGTTGATGAAGTCGCGGGCGGCGTCCTCGTCGGAGGTCCGGCGGGCGAGCGAGTAGAAGCGTGACCGTTTGACCTCCCACTCGTGCGTCCACGTCCGGTCGGCGGCGGGCAACTGGTAGGTCGTGAGCATGAACACTGATAGTAGCTGGCGTTTCCGTTAGCCTGGGTTGCATGACTGCGCATGAACCGTTCTCCGTGTGGGCCCCCTACGCCCGGGATGTCCGTCTCCGACTCGACGACGAGGTGATCGCCATGCGGGCGACCTCCGGCGGATGGTGGGTGGCTGACCGCATCGCGGAGCCGGGCATGCGCTACGGCTACGAGCTTTTCGACGGCGAGAACTGGTCGCAGACCCTCCCCGATCCGCGCACCACCTCCCAGCCCGACGGCGTGCACGGGCTCTCCGAGGTGACCGACCCGCACTTCGACTGGACCGCCGAGTGGACCGGCCGCCCGCTGGCCGGGCAGGTGCTCTACGAGCTGCACGTCGGCACGTTCACCCCCGAGGGGACGTTCGACGGGGTGATCGGGAAGCTGGGGTACCTGCGGGATCTTGGCGTCACCGCCATCGAGCTCATGCCCGTCCAGCCCTTCGGCGGCGAGCGGAACTGGGGGTACGACGGCGTGGAGTGGCTCGCCGTCCACGCCGGCTACGGCGGCCCCGAGGGGCTGAAGAGGCTTGTCGACGCCGCCCACGCCGCCGGCATCGGCGTCATCCTCGACGTGGTGTACAACCACTTCGGCCCGGACGGCAACTACAACGGCATGTTCGGCCCCTACACCGCGGGTGGTTCCACCGGCTGGGGTGAGGTGGTGAACATCTCGGGCCACGACTCCGACGAGGTGCGCCGTTTCATTCTCGACTCGGTGCGCCAGTGGCTCGCCGAGTTCCGTTTCGACGGCCTGCGTCTCGACGCCGTGCACTCCCTCGACGACACCGGCGCATACTCCATCATGGAGCAGATCCAGGAGGTCGCCGACGACGTCACCGCCCGCACCGGTGTCCCCCGCCACATCATCGCGGAGTCCGACCTCAACGACCCGCGCCTGATCACCGAACGTGACGGCGGCGGTTACGGGCTGGCCGGCCAGTGGGTCGACGACATCCACCACGCCCTGCACACGATCGTCTCGGGTGAGCGCCACGCCTACTACGAGGACTTCGGTTCCCTCGACGCCCTGGCGAAGACCCTGCGCGGCGGTTTCTACTTCGACGGCACGTACTCCTCCTACCGCGGGCGGACCCACGGCCGTCCGATCGACGTGCGCTCCATTCCGGCGCACCGCCTGGTCACGTACACCACCACCCACGACCAGACCGGCAACCGTGCGCGGGGCGACCGCCCGTCGATGAACCTCACACCTGCTCAGCAGGTGTTGAAGGCGGCGGTGATCTACTGCTCCCCCTTCACCCCGATGCTGTTCATGGGTGAGGAGTTCGGCGCACAGACCCCCTTCGCCTTCTTCTGCTCCCACACCGACGAGAACCTCAACCGCCTCACCTCCGAGGGCCGCAAGCGGGAGTTCTCCCGCTCCGGCTGGGACCACGCCGAGGTGCCGGACCCCGCTGACCCGGCGACGTTCGAGATGTCGCGGCTGGACTGGGACTTCACGGAGGAGCAGCAGGAGATCCACGCCGCCTACCGGGAGCTGCTGCGTCTGCGCCGCGAGCTCGGCCTCTCCCGCGCCGATCTCTCCCGCCTCACCGTCGAGACCGGGGACGGCTGGCTGGCGATGGGCTGGGAGGACGTGATCCTCGTGGCCAACCTCTCCGACGCGGAGGTCCGCGCCCCCTACGGCGGCGAGCTCATCTACTCCTTCACGGAACCGGAGGTCGGCCTCGACGACACGCGCCTGGGCCCGTGGGAGTTCGCGCTCCTGCGCAGGTAGAGACCCCTAGGTGTTGACCAGGTACTCGTACTCGGGGGTGTTCGGCTTGAGGTGCTGGCACTCGATGCGGGAGGCGTTCATCCGCTCGAGCAGCGGGTCGAGGTCGCTGGCCCGGCCGAGCTCGAGGCCGACGAGCGCGGCACCGGTCTCCCGGTTGTTGCGCTTGAGGTACTCGAAGAGGGTGATGTCGTCGTCGGGGCCGAGGATGTCGTTGAGGAAGTGGCGCAGCTGGCCCGGCTCCTGCGGGAAGTTCACCAGGAAGTAGTGCTTGAGGCCGCGGTGCACCAGGGAGCGCTCCATGATCTCGGCGTAGCGCAGCACGTCGTTGTTGCCGCCGGAGATGATGCACACCACGATGGAGTCCTGCTGGAGCTTCATCTCCTTCAGGCCCGTGACCGACAGTGCACCGGCGGGCTCGGTGATGATGCCCTCGTTCTGGTACAGGTCGAGCATCTCGGTGCACACGGCGCCCTCGGAGACGTCCATGACGTGGATGCGGCCCTTGTTGCGTTCGATGATGTCGAAGGGCAGGTCACCGATGCGCTTGACGGCGGCGCCGTCGACGAAGGGGTCGACCGCGGAGAGGGTGACGGGGGCGTCGGCACGCAGGGCGGCCTGGAGGGAGGCGGCACCGCCCGGCTCGACGCCGACGATCGCGGTGCGCGGCGCCATGTCGGCGAGGTAGCTGGCGACACCGGCCAGGAGGCCACCGCCGCCGACCGGCACGAGCACCGTGTCGAGGGACTTGCCGATGGACGTGAGCTGCGTGAGGATCTCCGCCGCGATGGTCCCCTGACCGATGACGGTGTCGCGGGCGTCGAAGGGCTCGATCATGGTGGCGCCGCGCTCGGCGGCGTCGGCACGCGCGGCCTCGGCGGCCTCGTCGAAGTTGTTGCCGGTGACGACCAGCTCCACCATGTCACCGCCGTGGACCATGATGCGGTCACGCTTCTGCTTCGGCGTCTGGTTGGGGACGAAGATGCGACCCCGGATGCCCATCGTGCGGCAGGCGTAGGCGACACCCTGTGCGTGGTTGCCGGCGGAGGCGGCGACGATGCCGGCGTCCCGCTGCTGCTCGTCGAGGTTGGCCATGGCGTAGTAGGCGCCGCGGATCTTGTAGGAGCGCACGTCCTGCAGGTCCTCGCGTTTGAGGTACACCTCGCAGCCGGTCTCCTCGGAGAGGCGGGGGCAGTACTGGAGCGGGGTGGGCTCGATGACGGAGGAGATCCGTGCCTGCGCCAGCTGAATGTCCGAGGCGCGGACAGGCTCGAAGGTGGTTACGGCAGACCGGGTGTCACTCATGGGGACTCAGTGTAGTCCCCCTGTCCACCGGCCACGGCGTTGCAGCCCACTTCACCGACTGTTCACCTGCAGGTGGTCCGGAATTGAGATTGGTGTCATGTCACTGGTCCACCATGTCACACGATCTGCACCCCACCGACCACAGGAGTTCTCCCCGTGTCCCTTCGCCGTTCCGCTGTCGCGCTGTGCGCGGCGCTCGCCACCAGTGTCTCCCTCATCGCCCCGGCCCACGCCGCTGTCGTGGACAACCCCGTCGTCCACTCGGCCCCGGGTGCGGCCCTCTCGCTGGCCCCGATCGGCACCTACGAGACCGGCATCTTCGACAGGTCCGCCGCCGAGATCGTCACGTACCACGCGGCCTCCCAGCGCGTGCTCACCGTCAACGCCCAGTCCGGCCAGATCGACGTCCTCGACATCTCCGACCCGACCGAGCCCGTCAAGGTCGCCTCCGTCGACGGCGGCCCCGGCACCACCATCAACTCCGTCGACGTGCGTGCCGACGGCCTGGCCGTGGCCACCGTCGAGCCCGCCACCAAGACCGATGCCGGTACGCTGCTGTTCTTCGACGCCGCCGCCGAGCAGCCCGTCGCCCTCGGCGAGGTCGCCGTCGGCGCCCTGCCGGACATGGTCACCATCACCGCGGACGGCGCCTACGCACTGGTCGCCAACGAGGGCGAGCCGGC of the Corynebacterium humireducens NBRC 106098 = DSM 45392 genome contains:
- the treZ gene encoding malto-oligosyltrehalose trehalohydrolase, producing the protein MTAHEPFSVWAPYARDVRLRLDDEVIAMRATSGGWWVADRIAEPGMRYGYELFDGENWSQTLPDPRTTSQPDGVHGLSEVTDPHFDWTAEWTGRPLAGQVLYELHVGTFTPEGTFDGVIGKLGYLRDLGVTAIELMPVQPFGGERNWGYDGVEWLAVHAGYGGPEGLKRLVDAAHAAGIGVILDVVYNHFGPDGNYNGMFGPYTAGGSTGWGEVVNISGHDSDEVRRFILDSVRQWLAEFRFDGLRLDAVHSLDDTGAYSIMEQIQEVADDVTARTGVPRHIIAESDLNDPRLITERDGGGYGLAGQWVDDIHHALHTIVSGERHAYYEDFGSLDALAKTLRGGFYFDGTYSSYRGRTHGRPIDVRSIPAHRLVTYTTTHDQTGNRARGDRPSMNLTPAQQVLKAAVIYCSPFTPMLFMGEEFGAQTPFAFFCSHTDENLNRLTSEGRKREFSRSGWDHAEVPDPADPATFEMSRLDWDFTEEQQEIHAAYRELLRLRRELGLSRADLSRLTVETGDGWLAMGWEDVILVANLSDAEVRAPYGGELIYSFTEPEVGLDDTRLGPWEFALLRR
- the ilvA gene encoding threonine ammonia-lyase IlvA, which codes for MSDTRSAVTTFEPVRASDIQLAQARISSVIEPTPLQYCPRLSEETGCEVYLKREDLQDVRSYKIRGAYYAMANLDEQQRDAGIVAASAGNHAQGVAYACRTMGIRGRIFVPNQTPKQKRDRIMVHGGDMVELVVTGNNFDEAAEAARADAAERGATMIEPFDARDTVIGQGTIAAEILTQLTSIGKSLDTVLVPVGGGGLLAGVASYLADMAPRTAIVGVEPGGAASLQAALRADAPVTLSAVDPFVDGAAVKRIGDLPFDIIERNKGRIHVMDVSEGAVCTEMLDLYQNEGIITEPAGALSVTGLKEMKLQQDSIVVCIISGGNNDVLRYAEIMERSLVHRGLKHYFLVNFPQEPGQLRHFLNDILGPDDDITLFEYLKRNNRETGAALVGLELGRASDLDPLLERMNASRIECQHLKPNTPEYEYLVNT